A window of Mangifera indica cultivar Alphonso chromosome 11, CATAS_Mindica_2.1, whole genome shotgun sequence contains these coding sequences:
- the LOC123229496 gene encoding melanoma-associated antigen 8-like isoform X2 has product MANGGEDFSQFDISKEEIEKLVAEVVRYVIFKTHQNLGCPIKREELVHLVTKNYSQRNLPAFVINAAKEKLSSVFGYELRELQRSRPALANLGRSSQNSVADPKSYILVSQLPPEVYKKYVEDVNTAHLTGFTFVIVSIVHLAGGKIPEENLWHHLKRMGLFENDVNHPVFGNIKQALETLVQQRYLQKDKVNGPEGNTVFYELAERALDGPVREKIKEYISQFVNVDHNVVHYAD; this is encoded by the exons ATGGCCAACGGCGGCGAAGATTTCTCTCAATTTGATATATCGAAAGAG gaaatagagaagCTCGTTGCGGAAGTGGTGCGCTATGTCATTTTCAAAACTCATCAGAACTTGGGATGTCCGATTAAGAGAGAGGAGCTTGTTCACTTGGTTACAAAAAACTATTCTCAGCGTAATCTTCCTGCTTTTGTGATTAATGCGGCCAAAGAGAAGCTCTCAAGCGTTTTTGGCTATGAATTGAGAGAGCTTCAAAGGTCACGTCCTGCCTTGGCAAATCTCGGCCGTTCTTCTCAAAACA GTGTTGCCGACCCTAAATCGTATATTCTTGTAAGTCAGCTACCGCCAGAGGTGTACAAGAAATATGTTGAAGATGTAAATACAGCGCATTTAACTGGTTTTACCTTTGTTATAGTTAGTATTGTCCATCTAGCTGGCGGCAAAATCCCAGAAG AAAATCTTTGGCATCATTTAAAGCGCATGGGATTGTTCGAAAATGATGTAAACCATCCGGTGTTTGGAAATATCAAGCAGGCATTGGAGACACTAGTCCAGCAAAG ATATTTGCAGAAGGACAAAGTGAATGGCCCTGAAGGTAATACCGTATTTTATGAGCTTGCTGAGAGAGCTCTAGATGGACCtgttagagagaaaataaaagaatacatATCACAG TTTGTAAATGTAGACCACAATGTTGTCCATTATGCTGACTAA
- the LOC123229496 gene encoding melanoma-associated antigen 8-like isoform X1 yields the protein MANGGEDFSQFDISKEEIEKLVAEVVRYVIFKTHQNLGCPIKREELVHLVTKNYSQRNLPAFVINAAKEKLSSVFGYELRELQRSRPALANLGRSSQNSVADPKSYILVSQLPPEVYKKYVEDVNTAHLTGFTFVIVSIVHLAGGKIPEENLWHHLKRMGLFENDVNHPVFGNIKQALETLVQQRYLQKDKVNGPEGNTVFYELAERALDGPVREKIKEYISQTWDFEVFGLLRRLVYRV from the exons ATGGCCAACGGCGGCGAAGATTTCTCTCAATTTGATATATCGAAAGAG gaaatagagaagCTCGTTGCGGAAGTGGTGCGCTATGTCATTTTCAAAACTCATCAGAACTTGGGATGTCCGATTAAGAGAGAGGAGCTTGTTCACTTGGTTACAAAAAACTATTCTCAGCGTAATCTTCCTGCTTTTGTGATTAATGCGGCCAAAGAGAAGCTCTCAAGCGTTTTTGGCTATGAATTGAGAGAGCTTCAAAGGTCACGTCCTGCCTTGGCAAATCTCGGCCGTTCTTCTCAAAACA GTGTTGCCGACCCTAAATCGTATATTCTTGTAAGTCAGCTACCGCCAGAGGTGTACAAGAAATATGTTGAAGATGTAAATACAGCGCATTTAACTGGTTTTACCTTTGTTATAGTTAGTATTGTCCATCTAGCTGGCGGCAAAATCCCAGAAG AAAATCTTTGGCATCATTTAAAGCGCATGGGATTGTTCGAAAATGATGTAAACCATCCGGTGTTTGGAAATATCAAGCAGGCATTGGAGACACTAGTCCAGCAAAG ATATTTGCAGAAGGACAAAGTGAATGGCCCTGAAGGTAATACCGTATTTTATGAGCTTGCTGAGAGAGCTCTAGATGGACCtgttagagagaaaataaaagaatacatATCACAG ACTTGGGATTTTGAAGTTTTTGGACTCTTGAGAAGGCTGGTATATAGGGTATAG
- the LOC123229494 gene encoding 5'-adenylylsulfate reductase-like 4 isoform X2 yields MGMRVWETGILILLLLVRLAAAVETVRHPLCPIESITDSILGFRNFNCPVYTSFQSHDVVAVIEGDEVSLQRALNMVHKNSHEFVAVLFYASWCPFSRNFRPSFSILSSLYPSISHFAIEESAIRPSILSKYGVHGFPTLFLLNSSMRVRYHGSRTLISLVAFYSDVTGIDSASLDKISLDKVGHLSNHERHDNVDNESCPFSWARSPENLLRQETYLALATSFVLLRLLYLFFPSLLVIAQLTWIRLIRNVKLGSLFDHPQTYLNRAIQIFNSLKDPCKKSNLQEGALNARAWASKSLATVSIGDASTSHVACGSECH; encoded by the exons ATGGGGATGAGAGTCTGGGAGACGGGGATCTTGATTTTGTTGCTCTTGGTGAGGTTAGCTGCGGCCGTCGAGACAGTCAGACATCCGTTATGTCCAATCGAATCCATTACGGATTCCATCTTAGGGTTTCGAAATTTCAACTGTCCGGTTTATACCAGTTTTCAATCTCACGATGTCGTCGCTGTTATCGAG GGTGACGAGGTTTCATTGCAAAGGGCTCTGAATATGGTTCACAAGAATAGTCATGAATTTGTAGCTGTTCTTTTCTATGCATCTTGGTGTCCTTTTTCTCGTAATTTTAGGCCTAGTTTCTCTATCCTTTCTTCTTTATATCCTTCCATTTCCCATTTTGCAATCGAAGAATCTGCCATCAGACCAAG TATACTTTCTAAGTATGGGGTTCATGGGTTTCCCACCCTTTTTCTGTTAAATTCGTCAATGCGTGTTCGTTATCATGGCTCCCGGACTCTCATTTCACTTGTCGCGTTCTACAGTGATGTCACCG GCATTGATTCTGCATCATTGGATAAAATATCCCTGGACAAAGTTGGGCACCTATCAAATCACGAGAGGCACGATAATGTGGACAATGAAAGCTGCCCATTCTCATGGGCAAGATCACCAGAGAATTTGCTTCGGCAGGAGACATATTTGGCCCTGGCTACCTCATTTGTTCTGTTGAGATTGCTTTACTTATTCTTTCCAAGTCTGCTTGTAATAGCTCAACTTACTTGGATAAGGCTCATCCGAAATGTTAAATTGGGGAGCTTGTTTGATCATCCTCAGACCTATCTGAATCGAGCAATACAGATATTTAATTCTCTAAAAGATCCTTGCAAGAAAAGTAACTTACAGGAAGGAGCATTGAATGCCAGGGCTTGGGCTTCCAAGTCCCTTGCCACTGTTTCAATTGGTGATGCAAGCACCAGCCATGTTGCATGTGGGAGCGAATGCCACTGA
- the LOC123229496 gene encoding melanoma-associated antigen 8-like isoform X3: MANGGEDFSQFDISKEEIEKLVAEVVRYVIFKTHQNLGCPIKREELVHLVTKNYSQRNLPAFVINAAKEKLSSVFGYELRELQRSRPALANLGRSSQNSVADPKSYILVSQLPPEVYKKYVEDVNTAHLTGFTFVIVSIVHLAGGKIPEENLWHHLKRMGLFENDVNHPVFGNIKQALETLVQQRYLQKDKVNGPEGNTVFYELAERALDGPVREKIKEYISQVCFESSMVVK, from the exons ATGGCCAACGGCGGCGAAGATTTCTCTCAATTTGATATATCGAAAGAG gaaatagagaagCTCGTTGCGGAAGTGGTGCGCTATGTCATTTTCAAAACTCATCAGAACTTGGGATGTCCGATTAAGAGAGAGGAGCTTGTTCACTTGGTTACAAAAAACTATTCTCAGCGTAATCTTCCTGCTTTTGTGATTAATGCGGCCAAAGAGAAGCTCTCAAGCGTTTTTGGCTATGAATTGAGAGAGCTTCAAAGGTCACGTCCTGCCTTGGCAAATCTCGGCCGTTCTTCTCAAAACA GTGTTGCCGACCCTAAATCGTATATTCTTGTAAGTCAGCTACCGCCAGAGGTGTACAAGAAATATGTTGAAGATGTAAATACAGCGCATTTAACTGGTTTTACCTTTGTTATAGTTAGTATTGTCCATCTAGCTGGCGGCAAAATCCCAGAAG AAAATCTTTGGCATCATTTAAAGCGCATGGGATTGTTCGAAAATGATGTAAACCATCCGGTGTTTGGAAATATCAAGCAGGCATTGGAGACACTAGTCCAGCAAAG ATATTTGCAGAAGGACAAAGTGAATGGCCCTGAAGGTAATACCGTATTTTATGAGCTTGCTGAGAGAGCTCTAGATGGACCtgttagagagaaaataaaagaatacatATCACAG GTATGTTTTGAAAGTTCAATGGTTGTTAAATga
- the LOC123229495 gene encoding 14-3-3 protein 7-like isoform X1 — protein MEKERENLVYLARLAEQAERYDEMIEVMKKVAKLDVELTVEERNLVSVGYKNVIGARRASWRILSSIEQKEEAKGNEQNTKRIKDYRQRVEDELAKICNDILSVIDKHLIPSSTTGESTVFYYKMKGDHYRYLAEFKSGEDRKEVANQSLKAYEAATSTASSELPPTHPIRLGLALNFSVFYYEILNSPERACHLAKQAFDEAIAELDSLNEESNKDSTLIVQLLRDNLTLWTSDLPDDGGEQARGYDEVQAEVTKFKWSLNLGDF, from the exons atggagaaggagagagagaacCTTGTTTACTTGGCTAGACTTGCTGAGCAAGCCGAAAGATATGATG AGATGATTGAAGTCATGAAGAAAGTTGCCAAGTTAGATGTTGAACTGACTGTGGAAGAGAGGAATCTGGTGTCTGTGGGATATAAGAATGTGATTGGGGCTAGGAGGGCCTCATGGCGGATTTTGTCTTCCATCGAACAGAAGGAGGAGGCCAAGGGGAATGAACAAAATACGAAGAGGATTAAGGATTACAGGCAGAGGGTTGAAGATGAGCTTGCAAAGATATGCAACGACATCCTGTCAGTCATTGACAAGCACCTCATACCGTCATCTACCACTGGTGAATCTACTGTTTTTTACTATAAGAT GAAGGGAGATCATTATCGTTACTTAGCTGAGTTCAAATCTGGGGAGGATCGTAAAGAAGTTGCAAATCAGTCACTTAAGGCTTATGAG GCTGCCACATCTACTGCCAGCTCAGAATTGCCTCCTACTCATCCAATCAGACTTGGCCTGGCTCTGAACTTTTCTGTTTTCTACTATGAGATTTTGAATTCACCTGAGAG GGCTTGCCACCTGGCTAAACAAGCATTTGATGAGGCTATTGCAGAACTTGATAGCCTCAATGAAGAATCCAATAAGGATAGCACACTTATCGTGCAGCTTCTGAGGGACAATCTCACTCTATGGACCTCAGATCTGCCTGACGATGGAG GTGAGCAAGCTAGAGGTTACGACGAAGTTCAAGCTGAGGTGACGAAGTTCAAATGGAGTTTAAATCTCGGTGatttttag
- the LOC123229495 gene encoding 14-3-3 protein 7-like isoform X2 — MIEVMKKVAKLDVELTVEERNLVSVGYKNVIGARRASWRILSSIEQKEEAKGNEQNTKRIKDYRQRVEDELAKICNDILSVIDKHLIPSSTTGESTVFYYKMKGDHYRYLAEFKSGEDRKEVANQSLKAYEAATSTASSELPPTHPIRLGLALNFSVFYYEILNSPERACHLAKQAFDEAIAELDSLNEESNKDSTLIVQLLRDNLTLWTSDLPDDGGEQARGYDEVQAEVTKFKWSLNLGDF; from the exons ATGATTGAAGTCATGAAGAAAGTTGCCAAGTTAGATGTTGAACTGACTGTGGAAGAGAGGAATCTGGTGTCTGTGGGATATAAGAATGTGATTGGGGCTAGGAGGGCCTCATGGCGGATTTTGTCTTCCATCGAACAGAAGGAGGAGGCCAAGGGGAATGAACAAAATACGAAGAGGATTAAGGATTACAGGCAGAGGGTTGAAGATGAGCTTGCAAAGATATGCAACGACATCCTGTCAGTCATTGACAAGCACCTCATACCGTCATCTACCACTGGTGAATCTACTGTTTTTTACTATAAGAT GAAGGGAGATCATTATCGTTACTTAGCTGAGTTCAAATCTGGGGAGGATCGTAAAGAAGTTGCAAATCAGTCACTTAAGGCTTATGAG GCTGCCACATCTACTGCCAGCTCAGAATTGCCTCCTACTCATCCAATCAGACTTGGCCTGGCTCTGAACTTTTCTGTTTTCTACTATGAGATTTTGAATTCACCTGAGAG GGCTTGCCACCTGGCTAAACAAGCATTTGATGAGGCTATTGCAGAACTTGATAGCCTCAATGAAGAATCCAATAAGGATAGCACACTTATCGTGCAGCTTCTGAGGGACAATCTCACTCTATGGACCTCAGATCTGCCTGACGATGGAG GTGAGCAAGCTAGAGGTTACGACGAAGTTCAAGCTGAGGTGACGAAGTTCAAATGGAGTTTAAATCTCGGTGatttttag
- the LOC123229536 gene encoding uncharacterized protein LOC123229536 — translation MATTTVDRHHLHLDSVPLIDLSLLSQSELFFLSHCSSRTTSATTAAQNDDEDEVSNPKIDRSVFNESAGSRKQTFSRFRLVPRNSFQILAQFPSVDPSETLDEDNPEIISLLKSLFKIQSLSSYTVGNNGQLIPVQVNYKDYLNATRDLNENKGLHDVPVDVVSFSVKKRKRGRPRKDENRGSDSFWLIESGVKVNDNKVSIPVNFDSCESIKRRPGRPRKDEDRNRHEYRVIESESKLNESKGESTEATVTVANFESLQNIPVNVFACESGKRRPGRPKKDENRNRHEYRVIESESQVNESKGESSEAKGTCAGFESLQNIPVNVFACESGKRRPGRPKKDENRNRHEYRVIESESQVNESKGESNEAKGTCAGFESLQNVPVNVFSCGSGKRRPGRPKKDENRIRNEYRVIETDSMVKENKGENNEFKVTLSNVESSGNIPINVASSETIKKKRGRPRKDECRNQNQYWVVGSGNKVVQSVPKNKEEITVIENKEDKKETKMVMENRDGVVVDLFTLGTLKDPFAEELKRRTAGIEKQGDLLGYLSGLKGDWVSRRQKSKIVDACEYGDALPRGWKLMLCIKKKVGHEWLACQRYISPNGQQFATCKEVSSYLLSFFRLKAASQSNAGHTGDGVQLDDKLTSGNATGCMHKGDKNGADLVFCLPHPCTSQSTEHEKQATLLETKSPEEVRRQETLNCHKCSMVFREQDDLLHHLLTSHQTTTKRSRCSTSISEGVIIKDGKYECQLCHKLFEERHSYNGHLGGHMKNYVKRFGGVLMTQKNNEPVAVGISSEFLERQKAVGIDRVSFAEKSSNCGGNNETSSALPHSKPKADGTIKPHSDKYVHDDLVMMSNRNFQTLVEKNCSKQDTAFGITNDEADKLKVATDVSAAKPDVCLGVGTVLSTDQRNISCVFPSEMNVPKSNSGGINSYGWQGRSPQNWSLALAGSNQPHFVDYRTKDVPTSSMEKRRKEVGSESSYFSSNSKDKLVSCENLEERHFTIMESGELYRNKYARNEAISRSDYQGIGLENAVTNIKEQGSFKGRLPIPLEQRCGSQSNMNGVSTSMLTEAWQERGPVSGLPSSSGNKPTYVVNNYLNSVSTTMLNQPKFDDVSRSEDYGLSFGFGNKHTISKPRQEEDSEVGLLNLFGSGKFFGFDNSLTKDTAGTTDFPKLDQVRNTNERVHGVENNYRVYTNTVQRESRLENSENARNNEFAPAFSNHARSGVDAVAEFLWRTDEENILLSGLADTSSRLLQSSGCFPAFGTMSDKGGNELFSVGEKYDSISGFEGLRSGSMEHMEYDFLTTQTSSQSQVPKAFSYDAEISRGFDSPVWLEKEALPLLPKIGSRYQVATVCAWCRNEFHHEPVERAAETGAVGFMCPTCKAKFSGNHNSL, via the exons ATGGCCACCACCACCGTGGATCGCCACCACCTTCACCTCGACTCCGTCCCTCTAATCGATCTCAGCCTCCTCTCTCAATCCgaactcttttttctttctcactgCTCTTCCCGCACCACAAGCGCTACCACCGCCGCTCAAAACGATGATGAAGACGAAGTTTCAAATCCCAAAATTGATCGCTCCGTCTTTAACGAATCTGCCGGCAGCCGCAAACAGACCTTCTCACGGTTCCGTCTGGTCCCTCGTAATTCCTTCCAAATTCTTGCACAATTTCCTTCTGTAGATCCGTCCGAAACCCTTGATGAAGATAACCCTGAAATTATTTCACTCCTGAAGTCTCTCTTCAAAATTCAGTCTCTATCCTCATATACGGTCGGTAACAACGGGCAGTTGATTCCTGTGCAGGTTAACTATAAAGACTACTTGAATGCTACCCGGGATTTGAATGAAAACAAGGGTTTGCATGATGTCCCGGTAGATGTGGTTAGTTTTAGTgtaaagaaaaggaagagaggGCGGCCGAGGAAGGATGAGAATCGTGGTAGTGATAGTTTTTGGCTGATTGAGAGTGGAGTTAAGGTCAATGATAACAAGGTAAGCATTCCTGTCAACTTTGATTCTTGTGAGAGTATAAAGAGAAGACCAGGGCGGCCAAGGAAGGATGAGGATAGGAATAGACATGAATATAGGGTTATTGAGAGTGAGAGTAAATTGAATGAAAGCAAGGGTGAGAGTACTGAGGCTACGGTGACTGTCGCTAATTTTGAGAGCTTACAAAATATCCCTGTTAATGTTTTTGCCTGTGAGAGTGGAAAGAGGAGACCAGGGCGGCCTAAGAAGGATGAGAATAGGAATAGACATGAATATAGGGTTATCGAGAGTGAGAGTCAGGTGAATGAAAGCAAGGGTGAGAGTAGTGAGGCTAAGGGGACCTGTGCAGGTTTTGAGAGCTTACAAAATATCCCTGTTAATGTTTTTGCCTGTGAGAGTGGAAAGAGGAGACCAGGGCGGCCTAAGAAGGATGAGAATAGGAATAGACATGAATATAGGGTTATCGAGAGTGAGAGTCAGGTGAATGAAAGCAAGGGTGAGAGTAATGAGGCTAAGGGGACCTGTGCAGGTTTTGAGAGCTTACAAAACGTTCCTGTTAATGTTTTTTCTTGTGGGAGTGGAAAGAGAAGACCTGGGCGACCAAAGAAGGATGAAAATAGGATTAGAAATGAATATAGAGTTATTGAGACTGACAGTATGGTGAAGGAGAACAAGGGTGAGAATAATGAGTTCAAGGTGACTTTGAGCAATGTTGAGAGCTCAGGTAACATTCCTataaatgtagcttcatctgaGACTATAAAGAAAAAACGAGGGCGGCCTAGGAAGGATGAGTGTAGGAATCAAAATCAGTATTGGGTAGTTGGAAGTGGGAATAAGGTGGTTCAAAGTGTGCCTAAGAATAAGGAGGAGATCACTGTTATTGAGAATAAGGAGGACaagaaggaaacaaaaatgGTAATGGAGAATAGGGATGGTGTGGTTGTGGATTTGTTTACCTTGGGGACTCTGAAGGATCCATTTGCAGAGGAGTTGAAGCGGAGGACGGCAGGGATTGAGAAGCAGGGAGATTTGTTAGGGTATTTGAGTGGGTTAAAGGGAGATTGGGTGAGTAGGAGGCAGAAGAGTAAGATTGTTGATGCATGCGAGTATGGGGATGCATTGCCAAGGGGGTGGAAACTTATGCTTTGTATCAAGAAGAAAGTGGGGCATGAGTGGTTAGCTTGCCAACGATATATAAg CCCGAATGGTCAGCAGTTTGCAACTTGCAAGGAAGTTTCTTCATATTTGCTCTCCTTTTTCAGACTTAAAGCTGCAAGTCAGTCAAATGCTGGTCATACTGGCGATGGTGTTCAGTTGGATGACAAACTGACTTCTGGAAAT GCTACAGGTTGCATGCACAAGGGTGACAAAAATGGAGCTGACCTTGTGTTCTGTTTGCCGCATCCGTGTACTTCTCAATCTACTGAGCATGAGAAGCAAGCCACCTTACTGGAGACAAAGAGTCCTGAGGAAGTCAGAAGACAGGAAACACTAAATTGCCATAAGTGCTCCATGGTTTTTCGTGAGCAGGATGATTTATTGCACCACCTGTTAACTTCTCACCAGACGACGACGAAGAGGTCTAGATGTAGTACATCAATCAGTGAGGGGGTAATCATTAAAGATGGAAAATATGAATGCCAGTTATGCCACAAACTATTTGAAGAAAGACATAGTTACAATGGCCATCTAGGGGGCCACATGAAAAACTATGTGAAGCGATTTGGTGGAGTATTAATGACACAGAAAAATAATGAACCTGTAGCTGTTGGAATTTCTTCTGAATTCTTGGAGAGACAAAAAGCAGTTGGAATTGACCGGGTTTCTTTTGCAGAAAAATCTTCCAATTGCGGAGGCAACAATGAAACAAGTTCTGCTTTACCTCATAGTAAACCAAAAGCTGATGGTACCATTAAACCTCATTCTGACAAATACGTTCATGACGATCTGGTCATGATGTCAAACAGAAACTTTCAAACTTTAGTTGAGAAAAATTGCAGTAAACAGGATACAGCTTTTGGCATAACTAATGATGAAGCGGATAAGCTGAAGGTAGCTACTGATGTAAGTGCTGCTAAACCTGATGTGTGTTTGGGTGTTGGTACGGTCTTGTCTACTGATCAGAGAAATATATCATGTGTATTTCCCAGTGAAATGAATGTTCCCAAGAGCAACAGTGGTGGTATCAATAGTTATGGTTGGCAGGGTCGAAGTCCTCAGAATTGGTCCCTTGCTCTTGCTGGAAGTAATCAACCACATTTTGTTGACTACAGGACGAAAGATGTTCCCACCAGCTCAATGGAGAAGCGGAGAAAAGAGGTAGGTTCTGAAAGTAGCTATTTTTCTTCAAACAGCAAGGATAAATTAGTTAGTTGTGAAAATCTTGAGGAAAGGCATTTTACTATCATGGAAAGTGGGGAACTGTATAGGAATAAATATGCAAGAAATGAGGCAATATCTAGATCTGATTATCAGGGCATTGGGTTGGAGAATGCTGTGACTAATATCAAAGAGCAAGGAAGTTTTAAAGGTCGTTTGCCTATTCCATTGGAGCAAAGATGTGGTTCTCAAAGTAATATGAATGGGGTTTCTACTTCCATGTTAACAGAGGCCTGGCAGGAAAGAGGTCCCGTGAGTGGTTTACCCAGTTCATCTGGAAACAAGCCTACATATGTTGTCAACAATTATTTGAATAGTGTTTCTACTACCATGTTAAATCAGCCCAAATTTGATGATGTCAGCAGATCTGAGGATTATGGACTATCCTTTGGGTTTGGCAACAAACACACTATAAGTAAACCCCGGCAGGAAGAGGATTCTGAAGTTGGTTTGCTTAATTTATTTGGAAGTGGAAAATTCTTTGGGTTTGATAACAGTTTGACTAAGGATACTGCTGGGACAACAGATTTCCCCAAACTTGATCAAGTCAGGAACACCAATGAACGAGTACATGgtgttgaaaataattatagggTTTACACAAACACTGTTCAGCGGGAATCAAGGTTAGAGAATTCAGAAAATGCTAGAAACAATGAATTTGCGCCTGCTTTTAGTAATCATGCTCGATCTGGTGTGGATGCCGTGGCAGAGTTTTTGTGGAGAACTGATGAAGAAAACATCCTGCTCAGTGGGTTGGCTGATACATCATCTCGACTGTTGCAATCATCAGGCTGTTTTCCTGCATTTGGTACAATGTCAGATAAG GGTGGAAATGAACTCTTTAGCGTTGGTGAGAAGTATGACAGCATATCAGGATTTGAAGGGCTGAGATCAGGTAGTATGGAACACATGGAATATGATTTTCTGACCACTCAAACAAGCTCTCAGTCGCAGGTCCCAAAGGCCTTTTCATATGATGCGGAGATTTCCCGGGGGTTTGATTCACCAGTCTGGCTTGAGAAAGAAGCATTGCCTTTGTTGCCAAAGATAGGTAGCAGGTATCAGGTTGCTACTGTTTGTGCATGGTGCAGAAATGAGTTTCATCATGAACCTGTTGAGAGAGCAGCAGAAACAGGAGCTGTGGGTTTTATGTGTCCAACCTGCAAGGCCAAATTCTCTGGGAACCACAATTCATTGTAG
- the LOC123229494 gene encoding 5'-adenylylsulfate reductase-like 4 isoform X1, which yields MYEGRFFLKHFLILCWVSMGMRVWETGILILLLLVRLAAAVETVRHPLCPIESITDSILGFRNFNCPVYTSFQSHDVVAVIEGDEVSLQRALNMVHKNSHEFVAVLFYASWCPFSRNFRPSFSILSSLYPSISHFAIEESAIRPSILSKYGVHGFPTLFLLNSSMRVRYHGSRTLISLVAFYSDVTGIDSASLDKISLDKVGHLSNHERHDNVDNESCPFSWARSPENLLRQETYLALATSFVLLRLLYLFFPSLLVIAQLTWIRLIRNVKLGSLFDHPQTYLNRAIQIFNSLKDPCKKSNLQEGALNARAWASKSLATVSIGDASTSHVACGSECH from the exons ATGTACGAAGGCCGGTTCTTCCTTAAACA TTTTCTGATTTTGTGCTGGGTCTCGATGGGGATGAGAGTCTGGGAGACGGGGATCTTGATTTTGTTGCTCTTGGTGAGGTTAGCTGCGGCCGTCGAGACAGTCAGACATCCGTTATGTCCAATCGAATCCATTACGGATTCCATCTTAGGGTTTCGAAATTTCAACTGTCCGGTTTATACCAGTTTTCAATCTCACGATGTCGTCGCTGTTATCGAG GGTGACGAGGTTTCATTGCAAAGGGCTCTGAATATGGTTCACAAGAATAGTCATGAATTTGTAGCTGTTCTTTTCTATGCATCTTGGTGTCCTTTTTCTCGTAATTTTAGGCCTAGTTTCTCTATCCTTTCTTCTTTATATCCTTCCATTTCCCATTTTGCAATCGAAGAATCTGCCATCAGACCAAG TATACTTTCTAAGTATGGGGTTCATGGGTTTCCCACCCTTTTTCTGTTAAATTCGTCAATGCGTGTTCGTTATCATGGCTCCCGGACTCTCATTTCACTTGTCGCGTTCTACAGTGATGTCACCG GCATTGATTCTGCATCATTGGATAAAATATCCCTGGACAAAGTTGGGCACCTATCAAATCACGAGAGGCACGATAATGTGGACAATGAAAGCTGCCCATTCTCATGGGCAAGATCACCAGAGAATTTGCTTCGGCAGGAGACATATTTGGCCCTGGCTACCTCATTTGTTCTGTTGAGATTGCTTTACTTATTCTTTCCAAGTCTGCTTGTAATAGCTCAACTTACTTGGATAAGGCTCATCCGAAATGTTAAATTGGGGAGCTTGTTTGATCATCCTCAGACCTATCTGAATCGAGCAATACAGATATTTAATTCTCTAAAAGATCCTTGCAAGAAAAGTAACTTACAGGAAGGAGCATTGAATGCCAGGGCTTGGGCTTCCAAGTCCCTTGCCACTGTTTCAATTGGTGATGCAAGCACCAGCCATGTTGCATGTGGGAGCGAATGCCACTGA